One stretch of Pseudomonas sp. NC02 DNA includes these proteins:
- a CDS encoding UDP-2,3-diacylglucosamine diphosphatase, producing MTSAELAKPSRKQRVRTLWISDVHLGTRDCQAEHLSHFLKGYHADKVYLVGDIIDGWKLRSGMYWPQAHTNVIRRLLTMSKRGTEVIYVTGNHDEFLRRYSKLILGNIQLVDEAVHVTADGRHLLVIHGDQFDVITRYHRWLAFLGDSAYEFTLTLNRWLNHWRARYGYGYWSLSAYLKHKVKTAVSFISDFEEAIAHEVTKRELHGVVCGHIHHAEIRKVGEVDYLNCGDWVESCTALIEHWDGHIELYRLADAQAKEAQLKAEMVAG from the coding sequence ATGACCAGCGCCGAACTCGCCAAACCCAGCCGCAAGCAACGCGTGCGTACCCTGTGGATTTCCGACGTGCATTTGGGCACTCGGGATTGCCAGGCCGAACACCTCTCGCATTTCCTCAAGGGCTACCACGCCGACAAGGTCTACCTGGTGGGCGACATCATCGACGGCTGGAAGCTGCGCAGTGGCATGTATTGGCCCCAGGCCCACACCAACGTGATCCGCCGCCTGCTGACCATGAGCAAGCGCGGCACCGAGGTGATCTACGTCACCGGCAACCACGATGAATTCCTGCGGCGTTATTCGAAGCTGATCCTTGGCAATATCCAGTTGGTGGACGAGGCGGTGCACGTGACTGCCGATGGCCGGCATTTGCTGGTGATCCATGGCGACCAGTTCGACGTGATCACCCGGTATCACCGCTGGCTGGCGTTCCTCGGCGATTCGGCCTACGAATTCACCCTCACGCTCAACCGCTGGTTGAACCACTGGCGGGCGCGCTATGGCTACGGCTATTGGTCGTTGTCGGCGTACCTCAAGCACAAGGTCAAGACGGCGGTGAGCTTTATCAGTGATTTTGAAGAAGCGATCGCCCACGAAGTGACCAAGCGCGAGCTGCATGGCGTGGTGTGCGGGCACATCCACCATGCGGAGATTCGCAAGGTGGGCGAGGTGGACTACCTCAATTGCGGGGATTGGGTGGAGTCGTGCACGGCGCTGATCGAGCACTGGGACGGGCATATCGAGCTGTATCGATTGGCGGATGCCCAGGCGAAAGAGGCACAGCTAAAGGCCGAGATGGTCGCGGGCTAA
- the recQ gene encoding DNA helicase RecQ — protein sequence MLEQAQRVLKDIFGYDSFRGRQGAIIERVANGGDALVLMPTGGGKSLCFQVPALLREGLAVVVSPLIALMDDQVATLEELGVAAASLNSTLSAEQQRDLAARIKRGEVKMLYLAPERLVQPRMLAFLQSLEIALFAIDEAHCVSQWGHDFRREYLQLGQLAELFPNVPRIALTATADKRTREEIVERLHLQNAERFLSSFDRPNIFYRIVPKEQPRKQLLAFLSDRRSDAGIVYCLSRKKVDEVAAFLSEQGYPALPYHAGLPNELRAYHQKRFLNEEGLIMVATIAFGMGIDKSNVRFVAHMDLPKSLEAYYQETGRAGRDGLPADAWMVYGLQDVVMLKQMLQNSEGDERHKRLEQHKLDAMLSLCEETRCRRQTLLAYFDEDMPKPCGHCDNCVDGVQTWDATEPARQALSAIYRTGQRYGVGHLVDVLLGKDNEKIRSFGHEKLSVYGVGKARAEGEWRSLFRQMVARGLVDIDLEGYGGLRLNDSCRPLLKGEVSLELRRDLKPQTTAKSSTSQASQLVRFEEREQWEALRALRKKLAQEHSVPPYVIFPDSTLLEMLRDHPTTLGEMARVSGVGARKLERYGQAFLEVLGGQVEAPKEVADIRHELISLARAGMTPIQIAGQLQCSEKNVYTLLAESIGKQQLSLEQALDLPEDLLGEIQDAFLDGEGELPPVSEIAPLFTGRVPEGVLYCVRAALQSEFEI from the coding sequence ATGCTCGAGCAGGCTCAACGCGTCCTCAAGGACATCTTCGGCTACGACAGTTTTCGTGGCCGCCAGGGTGCGATCATTGAGCGCGTGGCCAACGGCGGCGATGCCCTGGTGCTGATGCCTACCGGCGGCGGCAAGTCGCTGTGCTTCCAGGTACCGGCACTCCTGCGGGAAGGGCTTGCGGTGGTGGTGTCGCCGTTGATCGCCCTGATGGACGACCAGGTGGCCACCCTTGAAGAGCTCGGCGTGGCGGCCGCTTCGCTGAACTCCACCCTCAGCGCCGAACAGCAGCGTGACCTCGCCGCCCGGATCAAGCGCGGCGAAGTGAAGATGCTTTACCTCGCCCCCGAGCGCCTGGTGCAGCCACGGATGCTGGCGTTCCTGCAGAGCCTGGAAATCGCCCTGTTCGCCATCGACGAAGCCCACTGTGTGTCCCAATGGGGCCACGATTTCCGTCGTGAATACCTGCAGCTGGGCCAACTGGCGGAACTGTTCCCCAACGTCCCGCGCATCGCCCTGACCGCCACCGCCGACAAACGGACCCGCGAAGAAATCGTCGAGCGCCTGCACCTGCAGAACGCCGAGCGCTTCCTCTCGAGCTTCGACCGGCCGAATATCTTTTACCGCATTGTGCCCAAGGAGCAGCCGCGCAAGCAGTTGCTGGCGTTCCTCTCCGATCGGCGCAGCGACGCCGGCATTGTCTATTGCCTGTCGCGCAAGAAGGTCGATGAGGTCGCCGCATTCCTCAGTGAACAAGGCTACCCGGCACTGCCGTATCACGCGGGGTTGCCCAACGAACTGCGGGCCTACCACCAGAAGCGCTTCCTCAACGAGGAAGGCCTGATCATGGTCGCCACCATCGCGTTCGGCATGGGCATCGACAAATCCAACGTGCGCTTCGTGGCCCATATGGATCTGCCCAAATCCCTCGAGGCGTACTACCAGGAAACCGGGCGTGCCGGCCGTGACGGCCTGCCGGCGGATGCGTGGATGGTCTACGGCCTGCAAGACGTGGTGATGCTCAAGCAGATGCTGCAGAACTCCGAAGGCGACGAGCGCCACAAGCGCCTGGAACAGCACAAGCTCGACGCGATGCTGTCGCTGTGTGAAGAAACCCGCTGCCGTCGCCAGACCTTGCTCGCCTACTTCGACGAAGACATGCCCAAGCCCTGCGGCCACTGCGACAACTGCGTGGACGGCGTGCAGACCTGGGACGCCACCGAGCCGGCGCGCCAGGCGTTGTCGGCGATCTACCGCACCGGCCAGCGCTATGGCGTCGGCCACCTGGTGGACGTGTTGCTGGGCAAGGACAATGAAAAGATTCGCAGCTTCGGCCACGAAAAACTCTCGGTCTACGGTGTGGGCAAGGCCCGCGCCGAAGGCGAGTGGCGCTCGCTGTTCCGGCAGATGGTCGCCCGTGGCCTGGTGGACATCGACCTGGAAGGCTACGGCGGCCTGCGCCTGAACGACAGTTGCCGGCCGCTGCTCAAGGGCGAAGTCAGCCTGGAGCTGCGCCGCGACCTCAAGCCGCAAACCACCGCCAAGAGCAGCACCAGCCAGGCCAGCCAACTGGTGCGTTTCGAAGAGCGCGAACAGTGGGAAGCCCTGCGCGCGCTGCGTAAGAAGTTGGCGCAGGAACACAGCGTGCCGCCTTACGTCATCTTCCCGGACTCCACCTTGCTGGAAATGCTCCGCGACCATCCCACTACCCTCGGCGAGATGGCCAGGGTCAGCGGCGTCGGTGCGCGCAAGCTGGAGCGTTATGGCCAGGCCTTCCTCGAAGTGCTCGGCGGCCAGGTCGAGGCGCCGAAAGAGGTCGCCGACATCCGCCACGAGTTGATCAGCCTCGCCCGTGCCGGCATGACCCCGATCCAGATTGCCGGGCAGCTGCAGTGCTCGGAAAAGAACGTCTACACCTTGCTCGCCGAGTCCATTGGCAAGCAGCAGTTGTCGTTGGAGCAGGCCCTTGATCTGCCGGAAGATTTGCTCGGTGAAATCCAGGATGCATTCCTGGATGGAGAAGGCGAATTGCCACCCGTTTCCGAGATTGCGCCGCTGTTTACCGGCCGCGTTCCCGAGGGCGTTTTGTACTGCGTAAGGGCCGCTTTGCAGTCGGAATTCGAGATTTGA
- a CDS encoding amino acid aminotransferase has product MHFDAIGRVPGDPILGLMELYAQDPNPNKFDLGVGVYKDDQGLTPIPHSVKLAEQRLVEQQTTKTYIGGHGNTAFGSLISELVLGAGSPLLGERRAGATQTPGGTGALRLSADFIAHSLPGRGVWLSNPTWPIHETIFAKAGLKVSHYPYVGSDNRLDVAAMLTTLSTVPKGDVVLLHACCHNPTGFDLSHDDWRQVLKIVQERQLLPLIDFAYQGFGDGLEQDAWAVRMFAAELPEVLITSSCSKNFGLYSDRVGALIVCAADAEKLTDVRSQLAFIARNLWSTPPDHGAAVVATILGDAGLKKQWAEEVEAMRARIAQLRSGLVEALAPHGLSERFAHIAAQRGMFSYTGLSAEQVKQLREKHSVYMVNSGRANVAGIDATRLTLLAEAIADVSHT; this is encoded by the coding sequence ATGCATTTCGACGCAATTGGCCGGGTGCCCGGAGACCCGATCCTCGGGCTGATGGAGTTGTACGCCCAGGATCCAAACCCGAACAAGTTCGACCTCGGCGTGGGCGTGTACAAGGACGACCAGGGCCTGACGCCGATCCCGCATTCGGTGAAACTGGCCGAGCAGCGCCTGGTGGAACAACAAACCACCAAGACCTACATCGGCGGCCATGGCAATACCGCGTTCGGCTCGCTGATCAGCGAGCTGGTGCTGGGCGCCGGTTCGCCACTGCTGGGCGAGCGCCGCGCCGGCGCCACCCAGACGCCTGGCGGCACCGGCGCGCTGCGCCTGAGCGCCGACTTTATCGCCCACAGCCTGCCCGGCCGTGGCGTATGGCTGAGCAACCCGACCTGGCCGATCCACGAAACCATCTTCGCCAAGGCCGGGCTCAAGGTCAGCCATTACCCGTACGTGGGCAGCGACAATCGCCTGGACGTAGCGGCGATGCTGACCACCCTGTCCACCGTGCCAAAAGGCGATGTGGTGCTGCTGCACGCCTGCTGCCACAACCCGACCGGTTTCGACCTGTCCCACGATGACTGGCGCCAGGTGCTGAAGATCGTCCAGGAACGTCAGTTGCTGCCGCTGATCGACTTTGCGTATCAGGGTTTTGGCGATGGCCTGGAACAGGATGCATGGGCCGTGCGGATGTTCGCGGCTGAGCTGCCCGAAGTACTGATCACCAGTTCCTGCTCGAAGAACTTCGGCTTGTACAGCGACCGTGTCGGCGCGTTGATTGTGTGCGCGGCGGACGCCGAGAAACTGACGGATGTGCGCAGCCAGCTGGCGTTTATTGCGCGTAACTTGTGGTCGACGCCGCCGGACCATGGTGCTGCTGTGGTGGCGACGATTCTCGGTGACGCCGGGCTGAAAAAGCAGTGGGCCGAGGAAGTGGAAGCGATGCGGGCGCGGATTGCGCAGCTGCGTTCCGGGCTGGTGGAGGCGTTGGCGCCCCATGGGTTGTCGGAGCGGTTTGCGCACATCGCGGCGCAACGCGGGATGTTTTCCTATACCGGGTTGAGTGCGGAACAGGTGAAGCAACTGCGGGAAAAGCACAGCGTGTATATGGTCAATTCCGGGCGCGCGAACGTGGCGGGGATTGATGCGACGCGGTTGACGTTGTTGGCAGAAGCGATCGCAGATGTTTCCCACACCTGA
- a CDS encoding YecA family protein gives MSFAEQLTRLQAFLDADELHDEALDYVAAHGYLTALSICSDVVPDREWIDALFSEEPHYSDAAQREEIESTLLALKAHIGRQLASDEEFELPCDLDLGEDPDDSELRGWCIGFMEGVFLREEAWFETAEEEVSEMLLPIMVGSGLFDEQPEFSDIAADANLMDDMIVQIPEALTALYLLCNAPDEKPAILKPRHH, from the coding sequence ATGTCCTTCGCTGAGCAACTAACCCGCCTGCAAGCCTTCCTCGATGCCGATGAGCTGCACGACGAGGCGCTGGACTACGTGGCCGCCCACGGCTATCTGACCGCGCTGTCGATCTGCTCCGATGTCGTTCCCGACCGTGAATGGATCGACGCCCTGTTCTCCGAAGAGCCTCACTACAGTGATGCCGCCCAGCGCGAAGAAATCGAATCGACCCTGCTGGCCCTCAAGGCTCACATTGGCCGCCAACTGGCTTCCGATGAAGAGTTCGAACTGCCTTGCGACCTGGACCTGGGCGAAGACCCGGACGACTCCGAACTGCGCGGCTGGTGCATCGGTTTCATGGAAGGCGTGTTCCTGCGTGAAGAGGCCTGGTTCGAAACGGCTGAAGAAGAAGTCAGCGAAATGCTGCTGCCGATCATGGTCGGTTCCGGCCTGTTCGACGAGCAACCTGAGTTCTCCGACATCGCCGCCGACGCCAACCTGATGGACGACATGATCGTTCAGATCCCGGAAGCGCTGACCGCCCTGTACCTGCTGTGCAACGCACCTGACGAAAAGCCGGCGATCCTCAAGCCTCGCCACCACTAA
- a CDS encoding SelT/SelW/SelH family protein yields MSAAKPEIVITYCTQCQWLLRAAWLAQELLSTFADDLGKVALEPATGGAFRITCDGVQIWERKADGGFPEAKVLKQRVRDQIDPQRDLGHNDRTQ; encoded by the coding sequence ATGTCAGCGGCCAAGCCCGAGATTGTCATCACCTATTGCACCCAGTGTCAGTGGCTGCTGCGCGCCGCCTGGCTGGCCCAGGAACTGCTGAGCACGTTCGCCGATGACCTCGGCAAAGTGGCCCTGGAGCCGGCCACCGGCGGTGCGTTTCGGATTACCTGCGACGGTGTGCAGATCTGGGAACGCAAGGCCGACGGGGGCTTCCCGGAAGCCAAGGTGCTCAAGCAACGGGTACGTGACCAGATCGACCCGCAACGGGACCTGGGGCATAACGACCGTACTCAATGA
- a CDS encoding MarR family transcriptional regulator: MPLTDQHRFGMQLAHMSRGWRAELDRRLAGLGLSQARWLVLLHLARFTEPPTQRELAQSVGVEGPTLARLLDSLESQGLVQRQAVVEDRRAKRIVLCDTAKPLIEQIETIATALRHELFVGVDEEDLRVCMRVHEHILGNLEKS; encoded by the coding sequence ATGCCGTTAACCGATCAACACCGTTTTGGCATGCAGTTGGCGCATATGTCCCGAGGATGGCGTGCCGAGCTGGATCGCCGCTTGGCAGGTTTGGGACTGTCCCAGGCACGCTGGCTGGTGCTGCTGCACCTGGCCCGTTTTACCGAACCGCCTACCCAGCGTGAGCTGGCGCAGAGTGTCGGGGTAGAGGGGCCCACCTTGGCCCGTTTGCTCGACAGCCTGGAAAGCCAGGGCCTGGTGCAACGCCAGGCCGTGGTGGAAGACCGCCGCGCCAAGCGCATTGTGCTGTGCGACACCGCGAAGCCGCTGATCGAGCAGATCGAGACCATCGCCACGGCCTTGCGCCATGAGCTGTTTGTGGGTGTCGATGAAGAGGATCTGCGGGTGTGCATGCGGGTGCATGAACACATCCTCGGAAATCTCGAGAAGTCCTGA
- a CDS encoding patatin-like phospholipase family protein gives MRRLLSCLLLCLFPVLVQAVENPRPKIGLVLSGGAARGLAHIGVLKALEEQGIHIDAIAGTSMGAVIGGLYASGYKIDELEKLALNIDWKLALSDAPPREDVPFRRKQDDRDFLVKQKLSFRDDGSLGLPLGVIQGQNLALLLESMFAHTSNVRDFDKLPIPFRAVATDITSGEKVVFRKGHLPQVIRASMSIPAVFAPVELDGRLLVDGGMTDNIPLDVAREMGVDIAIVVDIGTPLRSRKQLNTVVDVLNQSITLMTRRNSEEQLKALAPRDVLIQPPLAAYGVTDFGRAKDMIDAGYRATRALDVRLAHLRPAEPVDPSLVAARTPGERNPVITAIKVENDSKVGDEVIRYYIRQNLGEPLDLARLQTDMGTLYGLDYFEQVQYRVVKKGKDNTLVISARGKRSGTDYLRLGLNLSDDMRGDSAFNLGASYRMNGINRLGAEWLTRVQIGDKQELYSEFYQPMDTGSRYFVAPYISAQAQNVELIEDNNPISEYRLERYGFGLNVGRQIGNSGEIRFGVGEAWGKADVRIGDRNSPSINFSEGFYELKYSFDSFDNVYFPHTGEDIGLAFREFEPGLGSDQRYRQWEFKLDKAMSSGPDTLILGGRYGRTLDKSDVVISSFLLGGARQLSGFREDAIAGQNISLMRAVYYRRLTPRSYLPLDFPLYLGASLERGRAWNNDNEYDSGYINAASIFLGFDTPLGPLNFSYGFNDDSQQAVYLNLGQTF, from the coding sequence ATGCGCCGCCTGTTGTCCTGTCTGTTGCTGTGCCTGTTCCCTGTCCTCGTCCAAGCCGTCGAAAACCCGCGCCCGAAGATCGGCCTGGTGCTCTCCGGCGGTGCCGCCCGTGGCCTGGCGCACATTGGCGTGCTCAAGGCCCTGGAAGAACAGGGCATCCACATCGATGCGATTGCCGGCACCAGCATGGGTGCGGTGATCGGCGGGCTGTACGCCTCGGGCTACAAGATCGACGAGCTGGAAAAACTCGCGCTGAACATCGACTGGAAGCTCGCCCTGTCTGACGCGCCACCGCGGGAAGACGTGCCATTCCGGCGCAAGCAGGATGACCGGGATTTCCTGGTCAAACAGAAACTCAGCTTCCGCGACGACGGCAGCCTCGGCCTGCCACTGGGGGTGATCCAGGGTCAGAACCTGGCCTTGCTGCTGGAAAGCATGTTCGCCCACACCAGTAACGTGCGGGATTTCGACAAGCTGCCGATCCCCTTCCGCGCCGTGGCCACCGACATCACCAGTGGTGAAAAAGTGGTGTTCCGCAAAGGCCACCTGCCCCAGGTGATCCGCGCCAGCATGTCGATCCCGGCGGTGTTTGCCCCGGTGGAACTGGATGGCCGGCTGCTGGTGGACGGCGGCATGACCGATAACATCCCGCTGGATGTGGCGCGGGAAATGGGGGTCGACATCGCCATCGTCGTCGACATCGGCACCCCGCTGCGCTCACGCAAGCAACTCAACACCGTGGTGGACGTGCTCAACCAGTCCATCACCCTGATGACCCGGCGCAATTCCGAAGAACAACTCAAGGCCCTGGCGCCCCGCGACGTGCTGATCCAGCCGCCCCTGGCCGCCTACGGGGTGACGGATTTCGGGCGCGCCAAGGACATGATCGACGCGGGCTACCGCGCCACCCGCGCACTCGACGTGCGCCTGGCGCACCTGCGCCCGGCCGAACCGGTGGACCCGTCGCTGGTGGCCGCGCGAACGCCCGGCGAGCGCAACCCGGTGATCACCGCAATCAAGGTAGAGAACGACTCCAAGGTGGGCGACGAGGTGATCCGCTACTACATCCGCCAGAACCTCGGCGAGCCCCTGGACCTGGCCCGCCTGCAAACCGACATGGGCACTCTGTACGGCCTGGATTACTTCGAACAGGTGCAATACCGCGTGGTGAAAAAGGGCAAGGACAACACCCTGGTCATCAGTGCCCGGGGCAAACGCAGCGGCACCGACTACCTGCGCCTGGGCCTGAACCTGTCGGATGACATGCGCGGCGACAGCGCCTTCAACCTCGGCGCCAGCTACCGCATGAACGGCATCAACCGCCTCGGCGCCGAATGGCTGACGCGGGTGCAGATCGGGGACAAGCAGGAGCTGTACAGCGAGTTCTATCAGCCGATGGACACCGGTTCACGCTACTTCGTCGCGCCCTATATCAGTGCCCAGGCGCAGAACGTCGAACTGATTGAAGACAATAACCCTATCTCCGAATACCGCCTGGAACGCTACGGCTTCGGCCTGAACGTGGGCCGGCAGATCGGCAACAGCGGCGAGATTCGTTTCGGCGTCGGCGAGGCCTGGGGCAAGGCGGATGTGCGCATTGGCGACCGGAATTCACCGAGCATCAACTTCAGCGAGGGTTTCTATGAGCTGAAGTACTCCTTCGACTCGTTCGACAACGTGTACTTCCCCCATACCGGCGAAGACATTGGCCTGGCCTTCCGGGAGTTCGAACCGGGGCTGGGTTCGGACCAGCGCTATCGCCAGTGGGAGTTCAAGCTGGACAAGGCCATGAGCAGCGGGCCGGACACACTGATCCTCGGCGGGCGGTATGGGCGCACCCTGGATAAGTCGGACGTGGTGATTTCCAGCTTCCTGCTGGGGGGCGCGCGGCAGCTGTCGGGCTTCCGGGAGGATGCGATTGCCGGGCAGAACATCAGCCTGATGCGCGCGGTCTACTATCGCCGGCTGACGCCGCGGTCTTATTTGCCGCTGGATTTCCCGTTGTACCTGGGCGCGTCACTGGAGCGAGGGCGGGCTTGGAACAACGACAATGAATACGACAGCGGGTACATCAACGCCGCCAGTATTTTCCTGGGGTTTGATACGCCGCTGGGGCCGTTGAATTTCAGTTATGGGTTTAACGATGACAGTCAGCAGGCGGTGTACCTGAACCTGGGGCAAACCTTCTAA
- a CDS encoding AraC family transcriptional regulator, translating into MRPNLTLRHYPDAPIAHSHDHAQLVFGLSGHLDFEVDGRGGQVQHSSVMVLPYSAHHACRSRDGSRCLVLDVPDEHWLAQSLGEHADASRRLLDRCAHLTLDNRQSQLVQWLASSPVDDPLIAQQGAVLLLASLNLAQPPVGKRLPYAAFDAHIQRHAAHPLQVADLAKLADLSVARLHARFIAESGQTPMDYIRTRRLQMARGLLRDSQLPIGEIAARVGYGSQSAFAAAMLREFGLSPRAFRRAPPGAGAGLPAIASPRAI; encoded by the coding sequence ATGAGACCCAACCTCACGCTACGCCACTACCCCGATGCGCCTATCGCCCATAGCCACGACCATGCACAGCTGGTGTTTGGCCTGTCCGGGCACCTGGACTTCGAGGTGGATGGCCGGGGCGGCCAGGTGCAGCACAGCAGTGTGATGGTGCTGCCCTACTCCGCCCATCACGCATGCCGCAGTCGCGATGGCAGCCGCTGCCTGGTGCTGGACGTGCCCGATGAGCACTGGCTGGCGCAGTCCCTGGGGGAGCATGCCGACGCCAGCCGCCGCTTGCTCGACCGGTGCGCACACCTGACCCTCGACAATCGCCAAAGCCAACTGGTGCAGTGGTTGGCAAGCAGCCCGGTGGACGATCCGCTGATCGCCCAGCAAGGCGCCGTATTGCTGCTGGCCAGCCTCAACCTTGCGCAGCCGCCGGTGGGCAAGCGCCTGCCCTATGCCGCGTTCGATGCGCATATCCAGCGGCACGCCGCGCACCCACTGCAAGTGGCGGACCTGGCGAAGCTCGCCGACCTGTCCGTCGCCCGCCTGCATGCACGGTTTATCGCGGAAAGCGGGCAGACGCCGATGGACTACATACGCACCCGGCGCTTGCAGATGGCCCGCGGCCTGTTGCGCGACAGCCAGCTGCCGATCGGCGAGATTGCCGCGCGGGTGGGCTATGGTTCGCAAAGTGCATTTGCTGCGGCGATGCTGCGCGAGTTTGGCCTCTCGCCCCGAGCCTTCAGACGAGCACCGCCCGGTGCAGGAGCTGGCTTGCCTGCGATAGCATCACCGCGCGCTATCTGA
- a CDS encoding 4a-hydroxytetrahydrobiopterin dehydratase, whose amino-acid sequence MTTLNQAHCEACRADAPQVSDEELPVLIKQIPDWNIEVRDGVMQLEKVFLFKNFKFALAFTNAVGVISEAEGHHPGLLTEWGKVTVTWWSHSIKGLHRNDFIMAARTDEVAKDAEGRK is encoded by the coding sequence ATGACCACGTTGAACCAAGCCCACTGCGAAGCCTGCCGCGCCGACGCCCCGCAAGTCAGCGACGAAGAGTTGCCGGTGCTGATCAAGCAGATCCCCGACTGGAACATCGAAGTACGCGATGGCGTGATGCAGCTGGAAAAGGTCTTCCTGTTCAAGAATTTCAAATTCGCCCTGGCCTTCACCAACGCCGTGGGCGTGATCTCCGAAGCTGAAGGCCATCACCCGGGCCTGCTCACCGAATGGGGCAAAGTCACCGTGACCTGGTGGAGCCACTCCATCAAGGGCCTGCACCGCAACGACTTCATCATGGCCGCGCGCACCGACGAAGTGGCCAAGGATGCTGAGGGCCGCAAGTAA
- a CDS encoding DMT family transporter — MTPRTALGALHIGALMFGLTGVFGKLAAASPAIIVFGRAAFAVIALAIFARFASNTPWQKLQARDWRRLLVSGLLLAGHWVSFFIAVKVAGVAIATLGFATFPAFTVILEGLIFRERIRANEILLVVLVSIGLVLVTPDFNLASQATSGLLWAVGSGLLFSLLSLNNRASGRIPPVQAALCQNVVVALCLLPVAAPGLAEVRPVDWLWIGLLGVFCTGLAHSLFVASLAVLKARTAAVVFAMEPVYGITAAWLLFAETPTLRMLMGGALIIVAIVVSGLMGGAKPAKQPATTAEVH; from the coding sequence ATGACTCCCCGCACAGCCCTCGGCGCCCTGCATATCGGCGCATTGATGTTTGGCCTCACTGGTGTGTTCGGCAAACTGGCGGCCGCTTCGCCGGCGATTATCGTGTTCGGCCGCGCCGCGTTCGCGGTCATTGCCCTGGCGATCTTTGCGCGCTTTGCCAGCAACACGCCCTGGCAGAAGCTGCAAGCCCGCGACTGGCGCCGCCTGCTGGTCAGCGGCCTGCTGCTGGCCGGGCATTGGGTGAGTTTCTTTATTGCGGTAAAGGTCGCCGGTGTGGCCATCGCCACCCTGGGCTTCGCCACGTTCCCGGCGTTCACGGTGATTCTCGAAGGCTTGATTTTCCGCGAGCGGATTCGCGCCAACGAGATCCTGCTGGTGGTGCTGGTGAGCATCGGCCTGGTGCTGGTCACGCCGGATTTCAATCTCGCCAGCCAGGCCACCAGCGGCTTGTTGTGGGCGGTCGGCTCCGGGTTGTTGTTCTCGCTGCTGTCGCTGAACAACCGCGCCAGTGGGCGCATCCCGCCGGTGCAGGCCGCCTTGTGCCAGAACGTGGTGGTAGCGCTGTGCCTGTTGCCCGTCGCCGCGCCCGGGCTGGCCGAAGTGCGACCAGTGGACTGGCTGTGGATCGGTCTGCTCGGGGTGTTCTGCACCGGCCTGGCCCATAGCCTGTTTGTCGCCAGCCTCGCGGTGCTCAAGGCGCGCACGGCGGCGGTGGTGTTTGCCATGGAGCCGGTGTATGGCATCACCGCGGCCTGGCTGCTGTTTGCTGAAACGCCGACCCTGCGCATGCTGATGGGCGGCGCGCTGATCATCGTGGCCATCGTGGTGTCCGGGCTGATGGGCGGCGCCAAACCGGCCAAGCAGCCGGCCACCACGGCCGAGGTTCATTGA
- the phhA gene encoding phenylalanine 4-monooxygenase produces MKQTQYVAREPDANGFIDYPPEEHAVWNTLITRQLKVIEGRACQEYLDGIDKLGLPHDRIPQLAEVNKVLAETTGWQVARVPALIPFQTFFELLANKQFPVATFIRTREELDYLQEPDIFHEIFGHCPLLTNPWFAEFTHTYGKLGLAATKEQRVYLARLYWMTIEFGLVDTPEGRRIYGGGILSSPKETVYCLSDVPEHQAFDPLEAMRTPYRIDILQPVYFALPNLKRLFEVAQEDIMGMVERGMQLGLHAPKFPPKPKAA; encoded by the coding sequence ATGAAGCAGACGCAGTACGTGGCCCGCGAGCCCGACGCGAACGGTTTTATCGACTACCCGCCCGAAGAACACGCGGTGTGGAACACCCTGATCACGCGCCAACTGAAAGTGATCGAGGGCCGCGCGTGCCAGGAATACCTGGACGGCATCGACAAGCTCGGCCTGCCCCACGACCGCATTCCACAGCTAGCGGAAGTCAACAAAGTGCTGGCCGAGACCACGGGCTGGCAAGTCGCCCGGGTGCCGGCGCTGATTCCCTTCCAGACTTTTTTCGAATTGCTCGCCAACAAGCAGTTTCCGGTGGCGACGTTTATTCGTACCCGTGAAGAGCTGGATTACCTGCAGGAACCGGACATTTTTCACGAGATCTTCGGCCATTGCCCACTGCTGACCAACCCCTGGTTCGCGGAATTCACCCACACCTACGGCAAGCTCGGCCTGGCCGCCACCAAGGAACAGCGCGTGTACCTGGCGCGCCTGTACTGGATGACCATCGAGTTCGGCCTGGTGGACACGCCCGAAGGCCGGCGCATCTACGGTGGCGGCATCCTGTCTTCGCCCAAGGAGACCGTGTACTGCCTCTCGGACGTGCCCGAGCATCAAGCCTTCGACCCGCTCGAAGCGATGCGCACGCCGTATCGCATCGACATTCTGCAACCCGTGTACTTCGCCCTGCCCAACCTCAAGCGCCTGTTCGAAGTGGCGCAGGAAGACATCATGGGCATGGTCGAACGCGGGATGCAGCTGGGGCTGCACGCACCGAAGTTCCCGCCCAAGCCAAAAGCGGCTTGA